The Candidatus Dependentiae bacterium genome includes a window with the following:
- a CDS encoding TVP38/TMEM64 family protein: protein MKVSGKQIFFILAIVALVLFVQFSGVRSWFTIESLKTHKDSLMQVVQTNYFFAVLLYIGIFAAIVMSLVPFTPLATIASGSLFGTLGGIIYTLIGGLLGSTIALLLFRYVFRDFMLARHSAQFDKFQGEFKSHGMSYLLSLVLFPITPFSVIIILAGLSDIALWKFLSAIGLGMFPSTVLYAYTGQQLATIESARDILSWQFILLFSALGILSLLPVIVAKIKKLLGK from the coding sequence ATGAAGGTATCTGGCAAGCAGATTTTCTTTATTTTAGCTATTGTCGCTTTAGTTCTTTTCGTTCAATTCAGCGGCGTTCGTTCATGGTTCACTATCGAATCGCTTAAAACGCATAAAGATTCTTTGATGCAGGTGGTGCAAACAAATTATTTCTTTGCAGTTCTTCTCTATATCGGTATTTTTGCAGCAATTGTAATGTCTCTCGTTCCATTTACACCGTTAGCAACGATCGCGAGCGGTTCTTTATTTGGAACGCTTGGCGGAATTATTTATACGCTGATCGGAGGATTATTAGGATCTACGATCGCGCTTCTTTTATTTCGGTATGTTTTTAGAGATTTTATGCTTGCGCGCCACAGTGCTCAATTTGATAAATTTCAGGGCGAGTTTAAAAGTCACGGAATGAGCTATTTGCTTTCGCTTGTTCTTTTTCCTATCACGCCTTTCAGCGTGATTATTATTCTTGCAGGATTATCCGATATTGCGCTTTGGAAATTTTTAAGTGCAATTGGCCTTGGTATGTTTCCGAGCACCGTTCTTTATGCATATACTGGCCAACAACTTGCAACAATCGAGTCTGCGCGCGATATTCTTTCATGGCAATTCATTTTGCTTTTTTCAGCATTGGGGATTCTTTCATTACTTCCCGTAATTGTTGCAAAAATAAAAAA